Within Desulfobacter sp., the genomic segment AATCAAATCATTGATTTTAAACTATAATCCATGTAATGTCAAGAAAGTAATAAAAAGTACAGGAAATACACAATGGAAAATATATTGGAGCTGACCCGGGAAGACCTGGGGGAATGGCTTGAGAATAAAGGGATTCGAGCTTTTCGGGCCAAGCAGATCTTTAAGTGGCTCTACCTGAAACTGGCCGATGATTTTGATGAGATGACCGACCTTGGCAAGGACCTGAGGGCGACCCTGAAAACCCATTTTACCATCGGGGCCATGGCCGTGGAAAACAAGGAGGTTTCCGCCGACACCACTGAAAAATTTCTTTTCCGTCTCCAGGACGGCGAGTATGTGGAGACGGTGTTGATTCCTGAAAAGGACCATTATACCCTGTGCGTCTCCTCCCAGGTGGGCTGCGCCATGGACTGCCGGTTCTGCCTTACGGCCAAAGCCGGCATCAAGCGGAATCTCACCGCAGGGGAAATTGTGGGCCAGGTCCAGTCCGCCAGGCGGTATGTGATGGTGGAAAAGGGGCTGGATCCGTTGAAACTCTCCAATATTGTTTTCATGGGCATGGGTGAGCCCCTGGCCAACTATGGCAACCTGCTACAGGCCTTAGGCGTGATCCTGGACACGGATTTCGGAATGAAGTTTTCCGCCCGCAGGGTCACTGTCTCCACCTCGGGCCTGGCGCCTAAGATCATACAATTGGGGCAGGATACAGAGGTGAACCTGGCGGTTTCCCTCAATGCCGTGGACAATGACAGCCGGTCACAGCTCATGCCCGTCAACAATAAATACCCCATGGAACAACTGCTGGATGCCTGCCGGCAGTATAAAATGAAATCCCGTGACAAGATTACCTTTGAGTACATCCTCATGGCCGGGGTCAACGACAGCGACGCCCATGCCAAAAAACTGGTTAAGGTTTTGGCACCCATCCGGGCCAAGGTCAATCTCATTCCATTCAACGAGCACGGCGGGGCACCGTTCAAGCGCCCCTCCCGTGACCGGATTAACCGTTTTTTAAAGATTCTGCTGGACCGGAATATGACCGCCATTGTGAGAAAAAGCAAGGGGGATGACATCTCCGCTGCCTGCGGACAGCTCAAGGCAAAAACACGCTCCTGAATCAGGTCGGGGGCGGCACAAGGAGGTCATGGAAGGCGCCGGATTCCGGGGTGGTGACTTTTACCTCACGGGTTTGATCCCCTTCGAATACCCTGACCAGAGAAACATCGCCCGGCTGGGCCTTGGTGTACCCGGCCGTGATCCGGGCGGCCAGGAGGATATCCTCTTCGGCGGCACTGCCGTAGAAAATGGCGTCGGGGCCGGGGAGGCCGGCATGGCGCAGCCGGATGTGACAGTCAGGATCGTAAAGGGCCATGATCCGCTTATTGTCCCCCTTATTTCTTCCGACAATCAGTTTGGCGCTGTCGCTGAGGCGGAAGTGTCGGCCGTGGTTGAGCAGCCGAAGCTGCACAGGATCCTCGGTTTTCTGGACGTAAAGCAGGTCCCTCAGCCGGATGGAGAATCCCTTGTCGGTGAGCACGCAGCCGCCCGCAGGGGAGGGGAATTCGGTGATGCCGAATTTGTCGGCCAGTTCCATCTGTCTCTTTCTGCCCCGTCCGGTGATGTCCAGGAGTTGTTCCCGGTCCACCAGGCCGTCCTGCTCGGCCCGGGTTTCGGGCAGAATCTTCCCGCTCAAGGGGCGGACGATGTATCCGTCATATCCAGAGTTTTTTTCAACATAGCGCAGGGCGTTCTTGGTCTGGGATTTGGGGCGCTGCCCCATGACCTCCCCGGAAAAAAGGAAGTCAAAGCCCTGTTCTTCCATTATTTTTCCGGCCTGGGCAAACATCAGGGCATGGCAGTCCATGCAGGGGTTCATGTTTTTGCCGAACCCGGCATGGGGGGCCCGCATCATTTCCAGGTATTCCGGGGTAATGTCTTTTACAATGAGGGGAACGCCGGTCTGTTTTGAAGCCTTTTTTGCTGATTTTGCATTGAAGAAAGGGGTCTCGAAGCTGACCCAGGTCACTTCAATGCCCTGCTCCCGGAGGACCAGGGCCGATAATATGCTGTCCAGTCCCCCGGAGCAGAGCCCCAGGGCCTTTATCCCTGTTGTGGTTTTATTTTCGTTCATATATATATTGCTTTATGGATGCTAAGGTTGTTTCAATTATTCTGGAAAGATTAAGTGCCCGCTACCCGGTTGTCAATACCCAGCTCGATCACGACACCCCTTTTCAGCTGCTCATTGCCACCATCATGTCGGCCCAGTGTACCGATGCCCAGGTAAACCGGGTCACCAGGGTGTTGTTTCGGAAATATGCCGACCCGGCCTCACTGGCCGCTGCCCCTTTGGAGGAGATCAAGTCCATTATCTATTCCACGGGGTTTTACAACAATAAGGCCAAAAACATCAAAGCCTGCGCCCGAAAGATTGTGGATGAGTTTCAGGGCGGGATCCCCGAGGATATAGACGGGCTGACATCCCTGCCCGGGGTGGGCCGGAAAACCGCCAATGTGGTAAGGTCGGTGAGTTTCGGCGTCCAGGCCATTGTGGTGGATACCCACGTCCACCGACTTTCCCGGCGCCTGGGACTGAGCCGCAGCAAAGATCCGGTAAAGGTGGAGTTTGAACTCATGGACATCATTCCCGAGTCGTCATGGAATGATATCGGACTCCAGCTTATCTACCTGGGAAGGGAAATATGTGATGCCAGAAACCCCCGTTGCGGCGAATGTTTTCTCTATGATATCTGCCCCACCCGGGGGCGTGATTAGACAGGGGGGGACGGGATTTGTGCCTGCCGGCCTTGGATGCCGTCTTCGCTGGTGTGTCAGCTTAGGTATGAGGGTTGCACCACTGATGGGGGCTGCCAAAAGGTGACATCGGCATTTTGAACGGGTTAGCTCTTGAGGGTCAAGGGATTACCGCATTTATAGCAGAAATTAGAGTCCGCCATTGCCTTTGTGCCGCACTTGGGACAGAACTCTGCCCGCCCAGGGGTTTCATCTTCCCAGGATTTGGAACTCAGATGATCCTTAACCTGGGAAAGAAGGTCTTCCTGAGTCTCTTTGTCTCTGTCGAGATCGGCCAGGATTTCTTCCTTTTTTCTGTTCCTGTTTTCCAGCATATAGTGTACTTTTTTGGTAAATGTCTGGCTGCTGAAGGGTTTCACAATATAATCATTGGCCCCCAGTTCGATAAGTTTTATGATCAGCTCCCGGTCAGCCTCTGCCGTTACCATCATGACCAAGACATCGTTGAATTCTTCGAACTGCCTCAGGGTTTCAAGGAATTCAAAGCCGTCCATCACAGGCATTGCAACATCCAGAGTCACCAGCTGGTATTGTTTTTTTTGAAGCATTGTCAGGGCATCTTTACCGTTTAAAGCCGTATCTATATTTGAAAATCCGTCCATGACACAATTCTTTTTTATCATGGTCCGCATCATCTTGGAATCATCGACAATCAGAATATTGATATCGTGATTTTTTCCCATCTAAGCACTCCTTGACTCTTTTTCAATCTGAAAAGAAAAATAAATGTGTTCCTTTCCCAACACACGGAAAGGTATAACCACTGCAGGGGTCTTCTTTTTGGACAGCCTGTCTTTAAATCCCGTTTTACCAATGGAAGGTACGGATGTCTTGAATACGATGCCTTTACTTTTTTTCAGGACATCTTTCCCCCTGGCTGAAACCATATTGACGATTTCCCCCCCGAGGCTTTCACAGCTTTCCCTTGCTTCTTTTTTATCTCCTGACAACAATTCGCAGGCTGCATCAAAAAGAAGAACATGGGGGAAAGAGATGGAAACGAATCCGCTGAGATCCTTACCCTGCAGTGCCACCACACTGGTTACAGACTCCTGGAAAAATGTTTCCATGCCATTGGAATAAAAAGGTTCCCCGGGTTTGATCTTCAGATTCACATACTTGTCCATCACATAGGCGAACGCATCAATGAAAGGTATGATGTGATCAATAATCATGGTTTTGCCCAGGTATTTTCTCCTTTAGTCTCCTGTGCAAGGATAGATAGCTTGCGGTTTTTTGTCAATGGCGCTTGTGGGCAACCCTGCTGGCAGTTTTTTTGTATAGCTATCCTCCCGGCCGCCGCCCTTTATAACCCGGGGATAGTCAAGGGATTCGGCTGCTGTATTATGGCTGCTTTATAAAATCTGTATAGGGATTGGTCCGGTTGGGGCCCCGGTTGCAGGCAGGCCTTAGTCCCCCAGCATAATACGGATGATCTCTTTATCTGTCTCCCGCATCCCGTCCCGTCCCAGCCGGCCGATGTTGGCAATGGTATTTTCCACCCCTTTGGTTACGATGCCTTCACCGTCGTAGAACTGCTGGCCTTTCTGGTACATGTGAAAGCCCAGGATCCCGGCTTCTACGGCAGAAGCGATTTTGGCGGCGCACGACGGCTTGGCCCCGTCACAGATGATGCCCGAGACAATGGCAAGGGCGTTGACAATGGTGTGCGCCACCTCTTTGTACCCGCCCCCGTGGAGACGGCAGATGCCGGCGCCGGCGCCCACGCCAGCACTGACGGCTCCGCAGTAGGCTGACAGCCGTCCGATACCGGTTTTCTGGTGGATGGTGACAAGGTTAGATACCAGAAGGGCTCTGAACAATGCCTCTTCATCCTTTCCCAGTTCCTTTGCATATTCAAACACGGGCACCGAAGCGGTGATTCCCTGGTTGCCCGAACCTGAAATAATGATCACGGGCAGTTCGCAGCCGCTCATCCTGGCATCGGATCCTGCTGCGGCCATGGCCTTTGCCCGGGTCTTTATATTATCCCCCCAGGTCTCCAGGAGAATGCTGCCGATGTTGGCCCCCCAGTCCCCGTTGATGCCTTCTTTGGCAATACGGGTGTTGTATTCCACCTGGCGGCGGATAAGCCCGTCCACGTCGGACAGGTCCGCAGAATCGGCAAAATCCAGAATATCCTCCACCCTCATGAAGGACCGGTCCGTTAGCTTGCTGGTTTCAAGGGTGTCGCAATGGGTGTCCTGAAAAATCTTTTTATCGTCTTTGGTGATGCTGACAATATTGGTATGGAAATGAGAAATACGGACGGAGGCATTACTGTCTCCGGAAAAGACCCGGACTTCCAGGTCAAAGATAAAACCGCTGCTGGCGTTTTTTACCCGGACCTCTTTGGTTTCCAGGAAGGTGCGGATGGCATCCCTTCCCTTGTCATCAACCGAGGAGATGACTTCCAGAACCTTGTCCGGGTCGCCGGCAACGATGCCGGCCACGGCCGATGCCTCAATGCCTTTCAGATTGCCTGTGTTTGGCACAACAACGCTTTTAACGTTTTTAATGATGTTGTCGCTGGCTTCAATGATCACGCGGTCGGGCATTTGTCCCAGAACCTTTCGGGCCTTTGCCGCGGCATAGGCGATGGCAATGGGCTCGGTGCATCCCATGGCCGGCACCAGCTCTTCTTTGAGTACGTCCAGGTATGCCTGGTATCTTTTATCGCTTTTTTCCATTTTATTTTCCCCTGCCTGAAATTTATGTCCCAGCGGTTTATGAAATACCACACCCGGCTAAATATTTCCAATTTTCAATGGGGCTGAAGCGTTTTTGCATATGCAATCCACTATACCGGAATGGGAAAGGAATGGGGGGGTGCCGGATGGGGCGGATGTCCAACGGAGTATAAGCGTTATTTTGGAAGCCATAAATTTTCATAAATTTTATTAATACAACATTAATGTTTGGGTAATCGTTGCCTAATCCCGGTCTAATAGGGTGGGCGAAACATCAACTTAAAGCGTGACCCAATGGACCATATCAGCATTGCCCAAATTAAAATTCTGGATGCCGTTGACCGGGAGAAAAATTTTTCCCGGGCGGCACAGTATCTGGGGATCAGCCAGCCGGCCGTATCCCTTCAGCTTCGGGAGCTTCAAAAGCGTTACGGCGTGGGGATTTATTTTCGGCGGGGCAAACAGATCCACCTGTCGGAGCTGGGAGTGGAACTGGTTAAAACCGGCAGAAAGGTGCTGGGCCTGCTGGCTGAAATGGACGCCAGCCTTAAGGAGGCCGGGGATCTGCTCACCGGCCGCATCCATATCGGGCTCTCCTGCCATTATTTTGTAAAGGGACTCATTGCCGAATTCATGGGCTGTTATCCAGGCGTAAGGGTGAAGGCCAGTATCGGCCATTCCGAAAGCCTGATGGCTGAGGTGCTGGACTGCCGGATGGATGTGGCGGAAGTCACTGCCCTGCAGCCGGATCCCCGGCTTCATCATTTCAAATACAGTGAACAGGAAATCCTGCTTTTTATTGCCTCAACCCATCCCTGGGCCGCCAAGGGAAAAATGGATATCCGCGCCCTTCACGGAGAGCGGATGGTGGCCCTGCACAGCCCATCCATGACCCGGCAGATTTTCAACCGGCGCTTAGATGAGGAGAATATCTGCCCGAAAATCATGCTGGAGCTGGACAACTGGGATGCCATGAAAGAGGTGGTGGCGGCCGGTGTGGGATTCGGCATCGCCCTGGAGGATGAGTTCGGGCCGGATCCGCGCCTGGCAAAGATCCGGCTCACCGGTGCGGATCTTACGGCAGGACAGTATTTTGTGTGTCAACCGGAATACCGGGAACTGGCGGTGATATCCGCATTTCTGGATATTGCGGAAAAAGAAAAAGAGAAAAATAGAATTTTTAAACAGCTTAGCAAAGGAGATGAAAAATGAGAGGTGTTCCAAAGTTTATTCTGGCCGTAACGGCTCTGTTCTGTCTGTTTCTGCCCCACCAGGCCTGTGCCGGGGAGCTTTTGGTGTATACGGCCCTGGAGGATGATGAGATTCCAAGATATCTGGACCTGCTCAAGCAAAGCCATCCCCAGATTGATGTCAAGATTGTCAGGGATTCCACGGGGATTGTAACGGCAAAGCTGCTGGCGGAAAAAGATAACCCAAGGGCCGATGTGGTATGGGGCACGGCCGCCACCAGTCTTATGCTCTGCGACCAGGCCGGAATGGTGGCGCCCTATGCCCCCAAAGGCATTGACCGGGTGGTGCCCAAAATGAAAGATACCCATACGGTGCCCCACTGGGTTGGGATTAAGGCCTGGATGACCGGATTCTGTGTAAACACCATTGAATGCAAGGCCTTGAATCTGCCTGTTCCCCAGAGTTTTGAAGACCTGCTCAATCCGGTGTACAAACATAATTTGGTCATGCCCAACCCGGCCTCTTCGGGTACCGGGTTTCTCACGGTATCCGCCATCCTCCAGATGAAGGGGGAGGATGCGGGCTGGGCCTATCTGGACAAGCTGCATAAAAATATGGCCCGGTATACCCATTCCGGTTCCAAGCCCTGTAAGCTGGCCGGTGCCGGAGAACTGCCCATCGGACTCTCATTCGCCTACAGGGGATTTATGCAGAAATCCAAGGGGGAACCGGTACTCACAGTATTCCCAAAAGAGGGCTCTGGCTGGGATGTTGAGGCCAACTGCCTGATCAAAAAGGCCCATATCAAGCCCGAGGCAAAGGCCTTTCTGGATTGGGCCATTTCCGAACCGGTGATGAAGGAATATGCAAAGGTTTATCCTGTGACGGCCTATGACACCGGCGCACCCATTCCCGATGGCTTTCCCAGGGACCCCGCGGCCCAGCTCATTGCAAATGATTTCCAGTGGGCGGCCAAGAACCGGATGCGTATCCTCAAAGAATGGACTAAACGCTATGACGGCAAGAGCGATACGAAGTAACGGGTAACATTAACATATTCCCCGGCAGATATACCTGCCGGGGAATATAAAGGAAGGGATGATGACCACGGCATATCTGACACTGGACAGGGTCAGCAAAACCTTTGGACCGGTAAAGGCATTGGATCAGATTAGTTTTGAGGCGGGCAAAGGGGAATTCTTATCCATCCTGGGGCCCAGCGGGTGCGGCAAAACCACGGCCCTGAGGGTGATAGCAGGACTTGAGCCCCTGGGCGGCGGCAGGGTTATGATCAACGGCAGGGATGTTTCAGGGCTCCCTGTTTCCAAGCGGAATATCGGTATCGTTTTCCAGTCCTATGCCCTGTTCCCCAACCTTACGGCGTCAAAAAATATAGCCTACGGCCTCCACGGCCGGTTGGCAGAATGGAAGGTGCAGGACAAGGTGGAAGAGCTCATGGCCCTTGTGGGCCTGGAGGGGTTGGGCCATAAATATCCCAGCCAGCTTTCCGGCGGCCAGCAGCAGCGGGTGGCACTGGCACGGGCCATGGCGCTTTCCCCGGACCTGCTGCTGCTGGATGAACCGTTATCCGCCCTGGATGCCAAGGTCAGGCTTCGCCTGCGGCGGGAAATACGGGCGTTGCAGCAGCGGTTGGGGGTGACCACCATTATGGTGACCCACGACCAGGAGGAGGCCCTGACCATGGCTGACCGGATCCTGGTCATGGACCGGGGGAGGCTGGTGCAGGCGGGCGGTCCCACCCGGATCTACCAGCGTCCTGCCACCCCCTTTGTGGCCTCTTTTATCGGAACCATGAATTTTTTTGAGCAGGCCCGGAAGGTGGACAAAGGAATCTATGTCACCGCCGGGAAATATTTTACCGCGGGGCAGGAAAATAGAGATGCCCCCCTGGCCGTGGGCGACCGGGCCACCCTGGCCATCCGGCCGGAGGATGTGCGGGTGGCAGGCCTGGGAGGTCCAGAAACCAACCGGTTTTCAGCCGTGGTCCGGGCCATGGAATACCGGGGGGCATTTTACCGGCTGGAGTTTTCCCTCCAAGTGGAAGGGCTGCCCCGGGTCAGGGCCGATGTGGCCGGAGAGATCATCCGGAAATTGAAACTTGAACTGGACCGTCCCGCCCATGTTATTTTCCCTCCTGAGCGGCTGCTGGTTTACGGGCGGAGTGTGCCCCGGGACTTTCCCGGCAGCGGCGGCACCAACCGGGACGGCGGGACGGGGGAGTGGCGTCTCCATGGTTAGCATCAGTCTGCCCGCAGCAACCCGGTTGAAAATTTTCCGGATCACGGGAGAAGAGGGGCTCAAACGCCTGCTTATCTGCCTGGCCCTGGTATGGCTGCTGGCCGTCGTGGTGCTGCCCGTGGGCACCCTGCTGGTCAAGAGCCTCACAGACGGCAACGGAGGGTATGTGGGGCTGGCCAATTACGCGGAATACTTTTCCTCCCCGGCCCTGTCCCGCTCCATTTTCAACAGTCTATTGACAGCCCTGGCCACCACCTGCATTGCCGTGCCCCTGGGATTTGGGTTTGCCTGGTCCCTGACCCGGACCTGTATGCCGGGAAAAGGCATTTTAAAATCCGTGGCCATGATGCCGCTGTTTGCGCCGACCCTGCTCAACGGCATCGCACTGATCTACCTCTTCGGCCGCAAAGGGATAATTACCAAGGGCTTTTTCGGACTGCTGCCCGGGATTAAGGTCCCATTGTACGGCCCTTTTGGCATCATTGTCTCTGAAGTGATGTATACCTTTCCCCAGGCCATGCTGATACTGAGTATTGCCCTGGCCGTCACCGATGCCCGGCTCTACGAGGCGGCCGATGCCATGGGGGCCGGCCGGATCCGGACCTTTTTTACGGTGACCCTGCCGGGGGTTAAATACGGACTGGTTTCGGCTTTTTTTGTCTGTTTCATCCTGGCCTTCACCGATTTCGGTGCCCCCAAAGTGGTGGGGGGGAGTTTCAACATCCTGGCCACTGATATCTACAAGCAGGTCATCGGCCAGCAGAATTTCGCCATGGGCGCTGTGGTATCGGTGGTGCTGCTGATTCCTACGGCCATTGCATTTGTTGTTGACCGCATGGTCCAGGCAAGGCAGGTTGCCATGATTGCCGCCAAATCCGTGCCGCTGGTCAACCGGCCCGACCGGCTCAGGGACAATGGGGCCCTGTTTTTTTGCGGGGGGATCGCCTTTGTTGTCCTGGCCTTTTATGCCACGGCCATGTTCGCCTCCCTGGTCAAGGTCTGGCCCTATGATCTGAGCCTGGGGCTGCGGCATTACCAATTTTCAGGGACCGGCGGGGGCGGTTATGCCGCCTTTTTTAATTCCATCCGCATGAGCCTGTATTCCGCAGTGCTGGGGACGGGGATTACCTTTGCCACGGCATATCTGGTGGAAAAAATCCGGGTTGCGGATACGGCAAGGCACGGGGTTTATTTTCTGTCCATTCTCCCCCTGGCCCTGCCCGGGCTTGTCATCGGGCTATCCTATATCTTTTTTTTCAACGCAAAAGGATGGACCATTATGGGGAATTTTATTCCCAATCCCTTTAACTTCCTCTATGCCACCATGGGGATCCTGGTCTTGTCAAATATTGTCCATTTTTATACCGTGGGGTTTTTAACGGCGTCCACGGCCTTAAAGCAGATGGATATCGAGTTTGAACAGGTGTCTGATTCCATGGGTGTCCCCTTTTATAAAACCCTGTTCCGGGTGACGGTTCCGGTTTCGCTGCCGGCCATACTGGAGGTGGGCTCCTATTATTTTGTCAATTCCATGGCAACCGTTTCTGCAGTGATCTTTCTCTATTCGGCGGATATTCCCCTGGCTTCGGTGGCCATTGCCAACATGGATGATGCCGGGGACATTGCACCGGCCTGTGCCATGTCGATGCTGGTTGTGTGTACCAATATACTTGTACGGCTCGTTTATGTGCTGGGAACAAGGAAATTGAAAAAAAGGACCCAGGCCTGGATCCTGGGCTAGAAACGAAAGGAAAAAAGATGTCGGTATTTATAAGGAAACAGCCATATACAGGGCCGGTGCAGGCCGTTGTACTTGATTGGGCCGGAACGGCCGTTGACTATGGGTGCATGGGGCCGGCTGCCGTGTTTGTGGAGGTGTTCAGGGAACAGGGTATTGAGGTGAGTGTCCATGACGCCCGGAGGTTTATGGGCATTGAAAAAAAGGAACATATCCGGAAAATGTGCGCCCTGGATACCGTGGCCGCCGCCTGGCAGGAACGGTTCGCCCGCCTTCCCGACGAAACCGATGTGGATTCCCTATACGACCGGACGGCAGGCCTGATGGTGGCTGCCATCGCCAACCATGCCGATCCCATCCCCGGTGTATTGGACACTGTGGCTGAGCTTCGGGAACGGGGGATTAAGATCGGTTCCTGCACCGGGTACGTCCAGGAGATGATGGATGTGCTGGTGCCGGCGGCCAGGGAAAAGGGCTATGCCCCGGATGCTGTTTTTTGTTCTTCGGATGCCCCTGCGGGCCGTCCTTATCCCTGGATGTGCTATCTCAACGCCATTGCACTGGGGGTCTATCCCATGGAGGCCATGGTGAAGGTCGGGGATACGGTTGCAGACATTGAGGAAGGTCTCAACGCAGGCATGTGGACCGTGGGGATCGTGAAAACCGGTAACGAAATGGGGCTGAACCCGGCCGATCTTGAAGCCCTTGATCCCGAAGACAGGGAAGGGCGGAGCCAGGAGATCCGGGACCGGTTTGAGGCGGCAGGCGTCCACTATGTCCTGGATCGAACCTCGGATCTTATTCCGGTCATTGATGACATTAACAAACGCCTGGCTGCAGGGGCGCAGCCCCTGGCCGGATAATGGGCGTTCCATGGCAGAGATCTTAAATAAAAGCGGGGCCGGCAGTCTGCCGGTCGCCGATCTTTCGGAGGGGGATTCCAACCTTTCCCCCAACCGGGCTCACTGGCTTTGCGGGCTGGACAGGGCCACCCGGGCCCTGTTGGAACGGGACGAAAAGGTTTTTTTCCACCAGAGTCTGTCCACCCCCTGCATTAATGTACTGGCCCAATGCGGTGGATCAGAAATCCGCGACCTGTCCGGCCGTTTTTTTCTGGACTTCCACGGCAATTCCGTGCACCAGGTGGGGTTTGCCAACCCGGCTGTGGTGGATGCCATAAAGGAACAGATGGACCGCCTCTCCTTTTGCACCCGCAGGTACACCAATGAACGGGCCGTGGCCCTTGCCGAACGGCTCACGGAACTTGCGCCGGGGGACCTGGACAAGGTGCTTTTTGCCCCGGGCGGCACCTCCTCTGTGGGAATGGCCCTGAAACTGGCACGGGTGGCAACGGGCCGGCATAAGACCCTGTCCATGTGGGAATCCTTTCACGGCGCCTCCCTTGATGCCATTTCCATTGGCGGCGAGTCCCATTTTAGGCGGAATATGGGGCCGCTGATGCCCGG encodes:
- a CDS encoding putative 2-aminoethylphosphonate ABC transporter permease subunit, giving the protein MVSISLPAATRLKIFRITGEEGLKRLLICLALVWLLAVVVLPVGTLLVKSLTDGNGGYVGLANYAEYFSSPALSRSIFNSLLTALATTCIAVPLGFGFAWSLTRTCMPGKGILKSVAMMPLFAPTLLNGIALIYLFGRKGIITKGFFGLLPGIKVPLYGPFGIIVSEVMYTFPQAMLILSIALAVTDARLYEAADAMGAGRIRTFFTVTLPGVKYGLVSAFFVCFILAFTDFGAPKVVGGSFNILATDIYKQVIGQQNFAMGAVVSVVLLIPTAIAFVVDRMVQARQVAMIAAKSVPLVNRPDRLRDNGALFFCGGIAFVVLAFYATAMFASLVKVWPYDLSLGLRHYQFSGTGGGGYAAFFNSIRMSLYSAVLGTGITFATAYLVEKIRVADTARHGVYFLSILPLALPGLVIGLSYIFFFNAKGWTIMGNFIPNPFNFLYATMGILVLSNIVHFYTVGFLTASTALKQMDIEFEQVSDSMGVPFYKTLFRVTVPVSLPAILEVGSYYFVNSMATVSAVIFLYSADIPLASVAIANMDDAGDIAPACAMSMLVVCTNILVRLVYVLGTRKLKKRTQAWILG
- a CDS encoding phosphonoacetaldehyde hydrolase, translating into MSVFIRKQPYTGPVQAVVLDWAGTAVDYGCMGPAAVFVEVFREQGIEVSVHDARRFMGIEKKEHIRKMCALDTVAAAWQERFARLPDETDVDSLYDRTAGLMVAAIANHADPIPGVLDTVAELRERGIKIGSCTGYVQEMMDVLVPAAREKGYAPDAVFCSSDAPAGRPYPWMCYLNAIALGVYPMEAMVKVGDTVADIEEGLNAGMWTVGIVKTGNEMGLNPADLEALDPEDREGRSQEIRDRFEAAGVHYVLDRTSDLIPVIDDINKRLAAGAQPLAG